The following are encoded together in the Malaya genurostris strain Urasoe2022 chromosome 3, Malgen_1.1, whole genome shotgun sequence genome:
- the LOC131439245 gene encoding zinc finger protein 502-like isoform X2: protein MAINFSASFAACLAAGLKVPRQIMYCISQDTPYVLYKDSQEVAERTAALSGQWGGEIYPTLQQNSQNHIPPQTNGAHQISVPSGAPQQQAQQPQQPTPNSPSNGHHEGRSRQPGEQANGQLNSPATSPYPQNNTAEMDERIIKVQNMQQNVHQQQNGQIGQVQTSGQIDSPSQNIEHANQQPNQNSQNQQNQTSQSQQQNNASGSNQQQCYPDSAQSEINYYTQRHHGPQGSMLPPPAFTPLHHYLNKSGVLSGMPAGLEQGNPIEQYAMPDLIHSNQIHHTSSNGTHKTKGSDLRLFKCLTCGKDFKQKSTLLQHERIHTDSRPYGCPAVECGKRFRQQSHLTQHLRIHANEKPFVCPFCQRAFRQRAILNQHIRIHSGDKPFGCPYPECGKKFRQKAILNQHVRTHQDVSPHLIFKNGPHATLWPQDVPYPPEQEGQPKDEQAFGDEASQGTPESRGCFSPEGNLQYPSYFKDTKSVNHSIFGNNLPYLNKAPGGKSMLQDVIQHGRSAGMPLYVRCPICQKEFKQKSTLLQHGCIHIESRPYPCPECGKRFRQQSHLTQHLRIHTNEKPFGCPYCPRFFRQRTILNQHIRIHTGEKPYKCAQCGKDFRQKAILDQHTRTHQGDRPFCCPMPNCRRRFATEQEVKKHIDNHMNPHSSKSRKLATMAALNNNNNNNNNNNNNNTNNNNNHATVEQKVSPAFLMDKQNNLIQRMGPVKHELYFPQCYGSPFNQPFLASTAVVSTNPNTAPGNTTHGTVPSGVVPPTSSTSSSTTGPNVNQQHTHTSAAVTAGPTPIAAVIATPQAVVAQ, encoded by the exons ATGGCTATCAACTTCTCAGCATCATTCGCGGCTTGCCTAGCAGCGGGCCTGAAAGTTCCAAGACAGATTATGTACTGCATTTCTCAAGACACACCCTACGTTCTCTACAAAGATTCTCAGGAAGTAGCAGAGCGAACAGCTGCTCTCAGCGGTCAATGGGGCGGTGAAATCTATCCGACCTTGCAGCAAAACTCGCAAAACCATATTCCACCTCAAACTAATGGTGCGCATCAAATTTCCGTTCCCAGTGGTGCACCACAGCAACAAGCTCAGCAACCTCAACAGCCAACCCCAAATAGTCCTTCTAACGGCCACCATGAAGGCAGATCGCGACAACCGGGCGAACAAGCCAATGGCCAACTAAACAGTCCAGCAACAAGCCCATACCCTCAGAATAACACCGCAGAAATGGATGAGCGAATAATAAAG GTCCAAAATATGCAGCAAAATGTCCATCAGCAACAAAATGGTCAAATAGGTCAAGTACAGACGAGTGGACAAATCGACTCACCATCTCAAAACATCGAACATGCAAACCAACAGCCTAATCAGAAcagtcaaaatcaacaaaaccaaACATCccaatctcagcaacaaaacaaTGCATCGGGATCTAACCAACAGCAGTGCTATCCTGATTCTGCACAATCCGAAATAAATTATTACACACAACGTCATCATGGGCCCCAGGGATCTATGTTACCACCACCTGCATTCACCCCTCTGCATCATTATTTGAACAAATCCGGTGTTTTGTCTGGAATGCCTGCTGGTCTGGAACAAGGAAATCCCATAGAGCAATACGCCATGCCAGATCTTATCCACAGTAACCAAATTCACCACACATCATCCAATGGAACGCACAAAACCAAAGGATCTGATCTCCGGCTCTTCAAATGCCTAACCTGTGGAAAGGACTTCAAGCAAAAAAGCACTCTTCTTCAACACGAGCGCATACATACGGATTCTAGACCCTACGGGTGCCCAGCTGTTGAGTGCGGCAAGCGGTTCCGTCAACAATCGCATCTAACACAGCACCTCAGAATACATGCAAACGAAAAACCGTTCGTATGCCCGTTCTGTCAGCGGGCATTCCGACAGCGAGCCATACTGAACCAGCACATCCGAATTCACTCAGGTGATAAGCCGTTCGGTTGTCCGTATCCAGAatgtggaaaaaaattccgTCAAAAGGCCATTTTGAATCAACACGTGCGCACCCACCAAG ACGTTTCGCCTCATCTAATATTTAAAAATGGCCCCCACGCCACACTATGGCCTCAAGATGTACCGTACCCGCCGGAACAAGAGGGCCAACCGAAGGATGAACAAGCTTTCGGTGATGAAGCCTCCCAAGGAACTCCAGAGTCTCGAGGGTGTTTTTCACCAGAAGGTAATCTTCAGTACCCATCGTACTTCAAGGATACGAAAAGTGTGAATCACTCTATCTTCGGAAACAATCTTCCATATTTGAACAAAGCTCCGGGAGGTAAATCCATGCTGCAGGATGTGATTCAGCACGGTCGATCTGCCGGAATGCCATTGTACGTGCGATGTCCTATCTGTCAGAAGGAATTTAAACAGAAAAGCACACTGCTTCAGCATGGTTGTATTCATATTGAATCACGACCGTATCCGTGTCCGGAATGTGGGAAACGTTTCCGACAGCAGTCGCATCTTACTCAGCATCTCAGAATTCATACCAACGAGAAACCATTTGGGTGTCCATACTGTCCACGCTTCTTCAGACAACGAACGATACTGAATCAG CATATACGTATACACACAGGCGAAAAACCATACAAATGCGCTCAATGTGGTAAAGATTTTCGACAAAAGGCAATACTCGACCAGCACACTAGAACCCACCAG GGAGACCGGCCCTTTTGTTGTCCCATGCCAAACTGTCGAAGACGATTTGCAACCGAGCAGGAAGTAAAAAAACACATCGACAATCACATGAATCCACATTCATCAAAATCTCGCAAATTAGCGACAATGGCTGCGttgaacaataataataataacaataacaacaacaataataataacacaaacaacaacaacaaccatgCTACTGTGGAGCAAAAGGTTTCGCCCGCGTTCTTGATGGACAAACAAAATAATCTCATACAGCGTATGGGCCCTGTAAAACACGAACTGTACTTTCCGCAGTGCTACGGTTCACCATTCAATCAACCATTCTTAGCAAGCACAGCAGTTGTATCTACAAATCCAAACACAGCCCCCGGCAACACTACCCACGGAACCGTTCCATCTGGTGTTGTACCGCCTACTTCCTCCACAAGCAGCAGCACAACAGGGCCAAATGTCAACCAACAGCATACACATACATCCGCGGCGGTAACGGCAGGTCCTACTCCAATAGCAGCGGTCATAGCGACCCCGCAAGCAGTAGTCGCCCAGTGA
- the LOC131439245 gene encoding zinc finger protein 502-like isoform X1 — MAINFSASFAACLAAGLKVPRQIMYCISQDTPYVLYKDSQEVAERTAALSGQWGGEIYPTLQQNSQNHIPPQTNGAHQISVPSGAPQQQAQQPQQPTPNSPSNGHHEGRSRQPGEQANGQLNSPATSPYPQNNTAEMDERIIKVQNMQQNVHQQQNGQIGQVQTSGQIDSPSQNIEHANQQPNQNSQNQQNQTSQSQQQNNASGSNQQQCYPDSAQSEINYYTQRHHGPQGSMLPPPAFTPLHHYLNKSGVLSGMPAGLEQGNPIEQYAMPDLIHSNQIHHTSSNGTHKTKGSDLRLFKCLTCGKDFKQKSTLLQHERIHTDSRPYGCPAVECGKRFRQQSHLTQHLRIHANEKPFVCPFCQRAFRQRAILNQHIRIHSGDKPFGCPYPECGKKFRQKAILNQHVRTHQDVSPHLIFKNGPHATLWPQDVPYPPEQEGQPKDEQAFGDEASQGTPESRGCFSPEGNLQYPSYFKDTKSVNHSIFGNNLPYLNKAPGGKSMLQDVIQHGRSAGMPLYVRCPICQKEFKQKSTLLQHGCIHIESRPYPCPECGKRFRQQSHLTQHLRIHTNEKPFGCPYCPRFFRQRTILNQHIRIHTGEKPYKCAQCGKDFRQKAILDQHTRTHQVGDRPFCCPMPNCRRRFATEQEVKKHIDNHMNPHSSKSRKLATMAALNNNNNNNNNNNNNNTNNNNNHATVEQKVSPAFLMDKQNNLIQRMGPVKHELYFPQCYGSPFNQPFLASTAVVSTNPNTAPGNTTHGTVPSGVVPPTSSTSSSTTGPNVNQQHTHTSAAVTAGPTPIAAVIATPQAVVAQ, encoded by the exons ATGGCTATCAACTTCTCAGCATCATTCGCGGCTTGCCTAGCAGCGGGCCTGAAAGTTCCAAGACAGATTATGTACTGCATTTCTCAAGACACACCCTACGTTCTCTACAAAGATTCTCAGGAAGTAGCAGAGCGAACAGCTGCTCTCAGCGGTCAATGGGGCGGTGAAATCTATCCGACCTTGCAGCAAAACTCGCAAAACCATATTCCACCTCAAACTAATGGTGCGCATCAAATTTCCGTTCCCAGTGGTGCACCACAGCAACAAGCTCAGCAACCTCAACAGCCAACCCCAAATAGTCCTTCTAACGGCCACCATGAAGGCAGATCGCGACAACCGGGCGAACAAGCCAATGGCCAACTAAACAGTCCAGCAACAAGCCCATACCCTCAGAATAACACCGCAGAAATGGATGAGCGAATAATAAAG GTCCAAAATATGCAGCAAAATGTCCATCAGCAACAAAATGGTCAAATAGGTCAAGTACAGACGAGTGGACAAATCGACTCACCATCTCAAAACATCGAACATGCAAACCAACAGCCTAATCAGAAcagtcaaaatcaacaaaaccaaACATCccaatctcagcaacaaaacaaTGCATCGGGATCTAACCAACAGCAGTGCTATCCTGATTCTGCACAATCCGAAATAAATTATTACACACAACGTCATCATGGGCCCCAGGGATCTATGTTACCACCACCTGCATTCACCCCTCTGCATCATTATTTGAACAAATCCGGTGTTTTGTCTGGAATGCCTGCTGGTCTGGAACAAGGAAATCCCATAGAGCAATACGCCATGCCAGATCTTATCCACAGTAACCAAATTCACCACACATCATCCAATGGAACGCACAAAACCAAAGGATCTGATCTCCGGCTCTTCAAATGCCTAACCTGTGGAAAGGACTTCAAGCAAAAAAGCACTCTTCTTCAACACGAGCGCATACATACGGATTCTAGACCCTACGGGTGCCCAGCTGTTGAGTGCGGCAAGCGGTTCCGTCAACAATCGCATCTAACACAGCACCTCAGAATACATGCAAACGAAAAACCGTTCGTATGCCCGTTCTGTCAGCGGGCATTCCGACAGCGAGCCATACTGAACCAGCACATCCGAATTCACTCAGGTGATAAGCCGTTCGGTTGTCCGTATCCAGAatgtggaaaaaaattccgTCAAAAGGCCATTTTGAATCAACACGTGCGCACCCACCAAG ACGTTTCGCCTCATCTAATATTTAAAAATGGCCCCCACGCCACACTATGGCCTCAAGATGTACCGTACCCGCCGGAACAAGAGGGCCAACCGAAGGATGAACAAGCTTTCGGTGATGAAGCCTCCCAAGGAACTCCAGAGTCTCGAGGGTGTTTTTCACCAGAAGGTAATCTTCAGTACCCATCGTACTTCAAGGATACGAAAAGTGTGAATCACTCTATCTTCGGAAACAATCTTCCATATTTGAACAAAGCTCCGGGAGGTAAATCCATGCTGCAGGATGTGATTCAGCACGGTCGATCTGCCGGAATGCCATTGTACGTGCGATGTCCTATCTGTCAGAAGGAATTTAAACAGAAAAGCACACTGCTTCAGCATGGTTGTATTCATATTGAATCACGACCGTATCCGTGTCCGGAATGTGGGAAACGTTTCCGACAGCAGTCGCATCTTACTCAGCATCTCAGAATTCATACCAACGAGAAACCATTTGGGTGTCCATACTGTCCACGCTTCTTCAGACAACGAACGATACTGAATCAG CATATACGTATACACACAGGCGAAAAACCATACAAATGCGCTCAATGTGGTAAAGATTTTCGACAAAAGGCAATACTCGACCAGCACACTAGAACCCACCAGGTA GGAGACCGGCCCTTTTGTTGTCCCATGCCAAACTGTCGAAGACGATTTGCAACCGAGCAGGAAGTAAAAAAACACATCGACAATCACATGAATCCACATTCATCAAAATCTCGCAAATTAGCGACAATGGCTGCGttgaacaataataataataacaataacaacaacaataataataacacaaacaacaacaacaaccatgCTACTGTGGAGCAAAAGGTTTCGCCCGCGTTCTTGATGGACAAACAAAATAATCTCATACAGCGTATGGGCCCTGTAAAACACGAACTGTACTTTCCGCAGTGCTACGGTTCACCATTCAATCAACCATTCTTAGCAAGCACAGCAGTTGTATCTACAAATCCAAACACAGCCCCCGGCAACACTACCCACGGAACCGTTCCATCTGGTGTTGTACCGCCTACTTCCTCCACAAGCAGCAGCACAACAGGGCCAAATGTCAACCAACAGCATACACATACATCCGCGGCGGTAACGGCAGGTCCTACTCCAATAGCAGCGGTCATAGCGACCCCGCAAGCAGTAGTCGCCCAGTGA
- the LOC131439245 gene encoding zinc finger protein 502-like isoform X3 has protein sequence MAINFSASFAACLAAGLKVPRQIMYCISQDTPYVLYKDSQEVAERTAALSGQWGGEIYPTLQQNSQNHIPPQTNGAHQISVPSGAPQQQAQQPQQPTPNSPSNGHHEGRSRQPGEQANGQLNSPATSPYPQNNTAEMDERIIKVQNMQQNVHQQQNGQIGQVQTSGQIDSPSQNIEHANQQPNQNSQNQQNQTSQSQQQNNASGSNQQQCYPDSAQSEINYYTQRHHGPQGSMLPPPAFTPLHHYLNKSGVLSGMPAGLEQGNPIEQYAMPDLIHSNQIHHTSSNGTHKTKGSDLRLFKCLTCGKDFKQKSTLLQHERIHTDSRPYGCPAVECGKRFRQQSHLTQHLRIHANEKPFVCPFCQRAFRQRAILNQHIRIHSGDKPFGCPYPECGKKFRQKAILNQHVRTHQDVSPHLIFKNGPHATLWPQDVPYPPEQEGQPKDEQAFGDEASQGTPESRGCFSPEAPGGKSMLQDVIQHGRSAGMPLYVRCPICQKEFKQKSTLLQHGCIHIESRPYPCPECGKRFRQQSHLTQHLRIHTNEKPFGCPYCPRFFRQRTILNQHIRIHTGEKPYKCAQCGKDFRQKAILDQHTRTHQVGDRPFCCPMPNCRRRFATEQEVKKHIDNHMNPHSSKSRKLATMAALNNNNNNNNNNNNNNTNNNNNHATVEQKVSPAFLMDKQNNLIQRMGPVKHELYFPQCYGSPFNQPFLASTAVVSTNPNTAPGNTTHGTVPSGVVPPTSSTSSSTTGPNVNQQHTHTSAAVTAGPTPIAAVIATPQAVVAQ, from the exons ATGGCTATCAACTTCTCAGCATCATTCGCGGCTTGCCTAGCAGCGGGCCTGAAAGTTCCAAGACAGATTATGTACTGCATTTCTCAAGACACACCCTACGTTCTCTACAAAGATTCTCAGGAAGTAGCAGAGCGAACAGCTGCTCTCAGCGGTCAATGGGGCGGTGAAATCTATCCGACCTTGCAGCAAAACTCGCAAAACCATATTCCACCTCAAACTAATGGTGCGCATCAAATTTCCGTTCCCAGTGGTGCACCACAGCAACAAGCTCAGCAACCTCAACAGCCAACCCCAAATAGTCCTTCTAACGGCCACCATGAAGGCAGATCGCGACAACCGGGCGAACAAGCCAATGGCCAACTAAACAGTCCAGCAACAAGCCCATACCCTCAGAATAACACCGCAGAAATGGATGAGCGAATAATAAAG GTCCAAAATATGCAGCAAAATGTCCATCAGCAACAAAATGGTCAAATAGGTCAAGTACAGACGAGTGGACAAATCGACTCACCATCTCAAAACATCGAACATGCAAACCAACAGCCTAATCAGAAcagtcaaaatcaacaaaaccaaACATCccaatctcagcaacaaaacaaTGCATCGGGATCTAACCAACAGCAGTGCTATCCTGATTCTGCACAATCCGAAATAAATTATTACACACAACGTCATCATGGGCCCCAGGGATCTATGTTACCACCACCTGCATTCACCCCTCTGCATCATTATTTGAACAAATCCGGTGTTTTGTCTGGAATGCCTGCTGGTCTGGAACAAGGAAATCCCATAGAGCAATACGCCATGCCAGATCTTATCCACAGTAACCAAATTCACCACACATCATCCAATGGAACGCACAAAACCAAAGGATCTGATCTCCGGCTCTTCAAATGCCTAACCTGTGGAAAGGACTTCAAGCAAAAAAGCACTCTTCTTCAACACGAGCGCATACATACGGATTCTAGACCCTACGGGTGCCCAGCTGTTGAGTGCGGCAAGCGGTTCCGTCAACAATCGCATCTAACACAGCACCTCAGAATACATGCAAACGAAAAACCGTTCGTATGCCCGTTCTGTCAGCGGGCATTCCGACAGCGAGCCATACTGAACCAGCACATCCGAATTCACTCAGGTGATAAGCCGTTCGGTTGTCCGTATCCAGAatgtggaaaaaaattccgTCAAAAGGCCATTTTGAATCAACACGTGCGCACCCACCAAG ACGTTTCGCCTCATCTAATATTTAAAAATGGCCCCCACGCCACACTATGGCCTCAAGATGTACCGTACCCGCCGGAACAAGAGGGCCAACCGAAGGATGAACAAGCTTTCGGTGATGAAGCCTCCCAAGGAACTCCAGAGTCTCGAGGGTGTTTTTCACCAGAAG CTCCGGGAGGTAAATCCATGCTGCAGGATGTGATTCAGCACGGTCGATCTGCCGGAATGCCATTGTACGTGCGATGTCCTATCTGTCAGAAGGAATTTAAACAGAAAAGCACACTGCTTCAGCATGGTTGTATTCATATTGAATCACGACCGTATCCGTGTCCGGAATGTGGGAAACGTTTCCGACAGCAGTCGCATCTTACTCAGCATCTCAGAATTCATACCAACGAGAAACCATTTGGGTGTCCATACTGTCCACGCTTCTTCAGACAACGAACGATACTGAATCAG CATATACGTATACACACAGGCGAAAAACCATACAAATGCGCTCAATGTGGTAAAGATTTTCGACAAAAGGCAATACTCGACCAGCACACTAGAACCCACCAGGTA GGAGACCGGCCCTTTTGTTGTCCCATGCCAAACTGTCGAAGACGATTTGCAACCGAGCAGGAAGTAAAAAAACACATCGACAATCACATGAATCCACATTCATCAAAATCTCGCAAATTAGCGACAATGGCTGCGttgaacaataataataataacaataacaacaacaataataataacacaaacaacaacaacaaccatgCTACTGTGGAGCAAAAGGTTTCGCCCGCGTTCTTGATGGACAAACAAAATAATCTCATACAGCGTATGGGCCCTGTAAAACACGAACTGTACTTTCCGCAGTGCTACGGTTCACCATTCAATCAACCATTCTTAGCAAGCACAGCAGTTGTATCTACAAATCCAAACACAGCCCCCGGCAACACTACCCACGGAACCGTTCCATCTGGTGTTGTACCGCCTACTTCCTCCACAAGCAGCAGCACAACAGGGCCAAATGTCAACCAACAGCATACACATACATCCGCGGCGGTAACGGCAGGTCCTACTCCAATAGCAGCGGTCATAGCGACCCCGCAAGCAGTAGTCGCCCAGTGA
- the LOC131439245 gene encoding zinc finger protein 502-like isoform X4 gives MAINFSASFAACLAAGLKVPRQIMYCISQDTPYVLYKDSQEVAERTAALSGQWGGEIYPTLQQNSQNHIPPQTNGAHQISVPSGAPQQQAQQPQQPTPNSPSNGHHEGRSRQPGEQANGQLNSPATSPYPQNNTAEMDERIIKVQNMQQNVHQQQNGQIGQVQTSGQIDSPSQNIEHANQQPNQNSQNQQNQTSQSQQQNNASGSNQQQCYPDSAQSEINYYTQRHHGPQGSMLPPPAFTPLHHYLNKSGVLSGMPAGLEQGNPIEQYAMPDLIHSNQIHHTSSNGTHKTKGSDLRLFKCLTCGKDFKQKSTLLQHERIHTDSRPYGCPAVECGKRFRQQSHLTQHLRIHANEKPFVCPFCQRAFRQRAILNQHIRIHSDVSPHLIFKNGPHATLWPQDVPYPPEQEGQPKDEQAFGDEASQGTPESRGCFSPEGNLQYPSYFKDTKSVNHSIFGNNLPYLNKAPGGKSMLQDVIQHGRSAGMPLYVRCPICQKEFKQKSTLLQHGCIHIESRPYPCPECGKRFRQQSHLTQHLRIHTNEKPFGCPYCPRFFRQRTILNQHIRIHTGEKPYKCAQCGKDFRQKAILDQHTRTHQVGDRPFCCPMPNCRRRFATEQEVKKHIDNHMNPHSSKSRKLATMAALNNNNNNNNNNNNNNTNNNNNHATVEQKVSPAFLMDKQNNLIQRMGPVKHELYFPQCYGSPFNQPFLASTAVVSTNPNTAPGNTTHGTVPSGVVPPTSSTSSSTTGPNVNQQHTHTSAAVTAGPTPIAAVIATPQAVVAQ, from the exons ATGGCTATCAACTTCTCAGCATCATTCGCGGCTTGCCTAGCAGCGGGCCTGAAAGTTCCAAGACAGATTATGTACTGCATTTCTCAAGACACACCCTACGTTCTCTACAAAGATTCTCAGGAAGTAGCAGAGCGAACAGCTGCTCTCAGCGGTCAATGGGGCGGTGAAATCTATCCGACCTTGCAGCAAAACTCGCAAAACCATATTCCACCTCAAACTAATGGTGCGCATCAAATTTCCGTTCCCAGTGGTGCACCACAGCAACAAGCTCAGCAACCTCAACAGCCAACCCCAAATAGTCCTTCTAACGGCCACCATGAAGGCAGATCGCGACAACCGGGCGAACAAGCCAATGGCCAACTAAACAGTCCAGCAACAAGCCCATACCCTCAGAATAACACCGCAGAAATGGATGAGCGAATAATAAAG GTCCAAAATATGCAGCAAAATGTCCATCAGCAACAAAATGGTCAAATAGGTCAAGTACAGACGAGTGGACAAATCGACTCACCATCTCAAAACATCGAACATGCAAACCAACAGCCTAATCAGAAcagtcaaaatcaacaaaaccaaACATCccaatctcagcaacaaaacaaTGCATCGGGATCTAACCAACAGCAGTGCTATCCTGATTCTGCACAATCCGAAATAAATTATTACACACAACGTCATCATGGGCCCCAGGGATCTATGTTACCACCACCTGCATTCACCCCTCTGCATCATTATTTGAACAAATCCGGTGTTTTGTCTGGAATGCCTGCTGGTCTGGAACAAGGAAATCCCATAGAGCAATACGCCATGCCAGATCTTATCCACAGTAACCAAATTCACCACACATCATCCAATGGAACGCACAAAACCAAAGGATCTGATCTCCGGCTCTTCAAATGCCTAACCTGTGGAAAGGACTTCAAGCAAAAAAGCACTCTTCTTCAACACGAGCGCATACATACGGATTCTAGACCCTACGGGTGCCCAGCTGTTGAGTGCGGCAAGCGGTTCCGTCAACAATCGCATCTAACACAGCACCTCAGAATACATGCAAACGAAAAACCGTTCGTATGCCCGTTCTGTCAGCGGGCATTCCGACAGCGAGCCATACTGAACCAGCACATCCGAATTCACTCAG ACGTTTCGCCTCATCTAATATTTAAAAATGGCCCCCACGCCACACTATGGCCTCAAGATGTACCGTACCCGCCGGAACAAGAGGGCCAACCGAAGGATGAACAAGCTTTCGGTGATGAAGCCTCCCAAGGAACTCCAGAGTCTCGAGGGTGTTTTTCACCAGAAGGTAATCTTCAGTACCCATCGTACTTCAAGGATACGAAAAGTGTGAATCACTCTATCTTCGGAAACAATCTTCCATATTTGAACAAAGCTCCGGGAGGTAAATCCATGCTGCAGGATGTGATTCAGCACGGTCGATCTGCCGGAATGCCATTGTACGTGCGATGTCCTATCTGTCAGAAGGAATTTAAACAGAAAAGCACACTGCTTCAGCATGGTTGTATTCATATTGAATCACGACCGTATCCGTGTCCGGAATGTGGGAAACGTTTCCGACAGCAGTCGCATCTTACTCAGCATCTCAGAATTCATACCAACGAGAAACCATTTGGGTGTCCATACTGTCCACGCTTCTTCAGACAACGAACGATACTGAATCAG CATATACGTATACACACAGGCGAAAAACCATACAAATGCGCTCAATGTGGTAAAGATTTTCGACAAAAGGCAATACTCGACCAGCACACTAGAACCCACCAGGTA GGAGACCGGCCCTTTTGTTGTCCCATGCCAAACTGTCGAAGACGATTTGCAACCGAGCAGGAAGTAAAAAAACACATCGACAATCACATGAATCCACATTCATCAAAATCTCGCAAATTAGCGACAATGGCTGCGttgaacaataataataataacaataacaacaacaataataataacacaaacaacaacaacaaccatgCTACTGTGGAGCAAAAGGTTTCGCCCGCGTTCTTGATGGACAAACAAAATAATCTCATACAGCGTATGGGCCCTGTAAAACACGAACTGTACTTTCCGCAGTGCTACGGTTCACCATTCAATCAACCATTCTTAGCAAGCACAGCAGTTGTATCTACAAATCCAAACACAGCCCCCGGCAACACTACCCACGGAACCGTTCCATCTGGTGTTGTACCGCCTACTTCCTCCACAAGCAGCAGCACAACAGGGCCAAATGTCAACCAACAGCATACACATACATCCGCGGCGGTAACGGCAGGTCCTACTCCAATAGCAGCGGTCATAGCGACCCCGCAAGCAGTAGTCGCCCAGTGA